One Penicillium oxalicum strain HP7-1 chromosome III, whole genome shotgun sequence genomic region harbors:
- a CDS encoding Malonamoyl-CoA synthetase vrtB — MPLIDETGITSDTKELWRPSSPESTLIFDFMTKVNKKHGLTLNNYDALWKWSVSEPARFWEEIWHYTHIKAHRPYTSVLNSTEQMFPRPAFFEGSTLNFAENLLYPASAPDEDSIAIIGATEASREFVSWKELRERVRRCVNALKEAGVRSGDRVAGFVGNHANTAVAMLASTAIGAFWTGVSPDTGVHAVLERLKQIEPKILFADNASLYNGKVHGSYAKVSEIASQLPDLELLVVIETAQSVEFNLQGVSPTNGRAMTFEAFQKAVRNENAPLEFASFSPEHPVYILYSSGTTGAPKPIVHGALGTLLQHKKEHLLHCDIRPGDRLFYFTTTTWMMWHWLVSGLASGATIVLYDGSPFRPFDVEGGNGEMAMPRLIDELEITHFGTSAKYLSMLEQAGLNPRKHAHRPVTLNTLRAIFSTGSPLAPSTFDYIYSSIHPDIMLGSITGGTDILSLFASGCPILPVYRGEIQCRSLGMAVSVFDYAGNDISDSGEAGDLVCITPFPAQPVMFWPPGPTGLEKYRKSYFDIFGPSIWHHGDFVRLNPQTGGVVMLGRSDGVLKPSGVRFGSAEIYNVLLKHFADEVEDSLCIGRRRDGIDTDETVVLFVKLAPGCPSDLKALSARIQAMVRKELSARHVPGIIDICPEIPVTSNGKKVENAVKQILCGLNIKIGASVANAGCLDWYRNWALEHS, encoded by the exons ATGCCGCTCATCGATGAGACGGGCATCACGTCTGATACGAAGGAGCTGTGGAGGCCTTCGTCTCCTGAATCAACTCTAATTTTCGACTTCATGACCAAGGTGAACAAGAAACATGGCCTGACCTTGAACAATTATGATGCTCTATGGAAGTGGAGTGTTTCCGAGCCTGCCCGATTCTGGGAGGAGATCTGGCACTACACACACATCAAGGCTCATAGGCCATATACAAGC GTCCTAAATTCCACAGAGCAAATGTTTCCGCGCCCCGCATTTTTTGAGGGTAGCACTCTCAACTTTGCTGAGAATCTATTGTATCCGGCCTCGGCGCCAGATGAAGATTCAATTGCCATCATTGGCGCCACAGAAGCAAGTCGCGAGTTCGTCTCGTGGAAGGAGCTGCGTGAGCGTGTTCGCCGATGTGTCAACGCACTCAAAGAAGCAGGCGTCAGGTCGGGTGACAGGGTGGCGGGCTTCGTCGGAAATCATGCAAACACTGCTGTGGCAATGCTGGCCTCGACTGCGATTGGTGCATTCTGGACGGGCGTCTCTCCCGATACGGGTGTTCATGCTGTGCTTGAGCGTCTCAAACAGATTGAGCCAAAGATTCTCTTCGCAGACAACGCTTCGCTTTACAATGGCAAAGTGCATGGCTCTTATGCCAAGGTGAGCGAAATTGCCTCCCAGCTACCTGATCTGGAGCTCCTTGTGGTGATTGAGACGGCTCAGTCTGTCGAATTCAACCTGCAAGGAGTGAGCCCGACAAATGGAAGAGCCATGACTTTCGAGGCATTCCAAAAGGCTGTCCGCAATGAGAACGCGCCCCTCGAGTTTGCAAGCTTCAGTCCAGAGCATCCGGTGTATATTCTCTACTCTTCAGGTACCACCGGGGCTCCAAAGCCGATCGTTCATGGCGCACTTGGAACGCTTCTTCAGCACAAGAAGGAACATCTCCTTCATTGTGATATCCGACCTGGTGATCGACTGTTTTACTTCACAACCACCACATGGATGATGTGGCATTGGCTCGTCTCAGGGTTGGCCAGCGGTGCTACTATTGTGCTCTACGATGGGTCTCCCTTCCGACCATTCGATGTCGAGGGTGGCAATGGAGAGATGGCCATGCCCCGTCTCATCGATGAACTAGAGATCACCCACTTTGGAACCTCGGCCAAATACTTGTCCATGCTTGAGCAAGCGGGCCTGAACCCGCGCAAGCATGCGCACCGACCGGTTACGCTCAATACCTTGAGAGCGATCTTTAGCACCGGATCGCCTTTGGCTCCTTCCACATTCGACTATATCTACTCGTCCATACATCCCGACATCATGCTAGGCTCCATCACCGGCGGAACAGACATTTTGTCATTATTTGCCTCTGGGTGCCCCATTCTTCCCGTCTACAGGGGTGAGATCCAATGTCGGTCTCTCGGAATGGCAGTTTCAGTCTTCGATTATGCTGGAAACGACATCAGTGACTCGGGTGAAGCGGGAGATCTCGTCTGTATCACCCCCTTCCCTGCACAGCCGGTCATGTTTTGGCCTCCTGGTCCCACTGGCCTGGAGAAATACCGGAAGAGCTACTTTGATATCTTTGGCCCATCAATCTGGCACCATGGAGACTTTGTGCGATTGAATCCTCAGACTGGCGGCGTTGTCATGCTTGGCCGCAGTGATGGAGTGCTCAAGCCCTCAGGAGTGCGATTTGGAAGTGCTGAAATTTACAATGTTTTGTTGAAGCACTTCGCTGATGAGGTGGAGGACTCCCTCTGCATCGGTCGCAGGCGAGACGGAATCGACACCGACGAGACGGTCGTTCTCTTTGTCAAGTTGGCGCCTGGATGCCCTTCGGATTTGAAAGCTCTCTCCGCACGAATCCAGGCCATGGTTCGTAAAGAGCTGAGTGCACGCCACGTTCCAGGAATTATCGATATTTGCCCCGAGATCCCAGTCACGTCTAATGGCAAGAAGGTGGAAAATGCTGTCAAGCAGATTTTGTGTGGCCTGAACATCAAGATCGGGGCCAGTGTCGCGAACGCCGGCTGTCTTGATTGGTATCGCAACTGGGCCTTGGAGCATTCATAA
- a CDS encoding Mitochondrial-processing peptidase subunit alpha, whose amino-acid sequence MRRSTLRAIESAKPITRVPRSVTRSFSSLHDSAKDPAELDQITTLPNGIRVATESLPGPFAGVGVYVDAGSRYEDPSLRGVSHIMDRLAFKSTKTRTADEMLEVLESLGGNIQCASSRESLMYQSASFNSAVPTTLGLLAETIRDPLITEEEVLQQLATAEYEIGEIWAKPELILPELVHMTAYKDNTLGNPLLCPSERLGEINKAVVERYREVFFNPDRLVVAFAGVSHAEAVKLTEQYFGDMKTRHTSDGPVLSGTGIDTTLSNSPSVAREGQVPTVPQFTPSSTVSSPATSPQTHSSLLSKLPFLKNLSSANKKTTVEPLDPSLIEPSTLDLRRPSHYTGGFTALPPIPPPANPMLPRLSHIHLAFEALPISSPDIYALATLQTLLGGGGSFSAGGPGKGMYSRLYTNVLNQHGWVESCVAFNHSYTDSGIFGISASCSPTRTADMLEVMCRELQSLTLDTGYTALQTQEVNRAKNQLRSSLLMNLESRMVELEDLGRQVQVHGRKVGVREMCDQIEALTVEDLRRVARQVFGGQVQNKGQGTGKPTVVLQEGELEGYKLRSFPWEEIQDRISRWKLGRR is encoded by the exons ATGCGCCGATCTACGCTACGGGCCATCGAGTCCGCAAAGCCCATCACACGCGTTCCACGCTCCGTGACCAGAAGCTTTTCCAGTCTCCATGACTCGGCGAAG GACCCCGCCGAACTTGACCAGATCACTACCCTTCCCAATGGAATCCGAGTCGCAACTGAATCATTACCCGGCCCCTTTGCTGGAGTGGGTGTTTACGTCGATGCCGGATCTCGTTATGAGGATCCCAGTCTCCGCGGTGTCAGCCATATCATGGATCGACTTGCCTTCAAGTCCACCAAGACGCGTACGGCGGATGAGATGCTTGAGGTGCTCGAATCGCTTGGAGGTAACATCCAGTGTGCTTCATCTCGCGAGTCATTAATGTACCAGTCCGCCAGTTTCAACTCGGCCGTCCCTACAACGCTCGGCTTGTTGGCGGAGACCATTCGCGATCCTCTCATCACTGAAGAGGAGGTTTTGCAACAACTGGCAACAGCAGAATACGAAATCGGTGAGATCTGGGCGAAGCCGGAACTGATCCTGCCGGAATTGGTGCACATGACCGCCTACAAAGACAACACCCTCGGAAACCCTCTACTTTGCCCAAGCGAGAGGCTGGGCGAGATCAACAAGGCGGTTGTTGAGCGGTACCGAgaggtcttcttcaacccGGACCGCTTGGTCGTTGCTTTCGCCGGTGTGTCTCATGCCGAAGCGGTCAAGCTGACAGAGCAGTACTTCGGAGATATGAAGACACGCCACACGAGTGATGGCCCGGTCTTGTCGGGCACCGGGATCGACACTACACTTTCAAATTCTCCCTCTGTCGCAAGAGAGGGACAGGTGCCTACCGTGCCCCAATTCACACCCTCATCCACGGTCAGCAGCCCGGCCACTTCGCCGCAAACGCACTCCTCCCTCCTGTCGAAGCTTCCTTTCCTCAAGAACCTCTCCTCTGCGAACAAGAAGACGACCGTTGAGCCTCTTGACCCGTCCTTGATTGAACCATCTACACTGGATCTCCGCCGTCCTTCCCATTACACCGGTGGATTCACCGCTCTTCCCCCgattcctcctccagccaACCCAATGCTCCCACGACTGAGCCACATCCACCTCGCCTTCGAGGCTCTCCCCATCTCTTCGCCGGATATCTACGCTCTCGCGACCCTTCAAACCCTTCTCGGTGGCGGTGGTTCCTTCTCTGCGGGTGGCCCGGGCAAGGGCATGTACTCTCGACTTTATACCAATGTTCTGAACCAGCATGGCTGGGTTGAAAGCTGTGTGGCATTCAATCACAGCTACACGGACAGTGGTATCTTTGGTATCTCTGCTTCGTGCAGCCCCACCCGTACCGCAGACATGCTGGAAGTGATGTGCCGCGAGCTGCAGTCTTTGACTCTCGACACCGGTTACACGGCGCTTCAAACGCAAGAGGTGAACCGCGCCAAGAATCAGCTGCGGTCTTCGCTCCTTATGAACCTCGAGTCCCGGATGGTCGAACTCGAAGATCTGGGCCGCCAAGTTCAGGTGCACGGCCGTAAGGTGGGCGTGCGAGAAATGTGCGACCAAATCGAAGCCTTGACTGTTGAGGACCTACGCCGGGTGGCTCGTCAAGTCTTTGGAGGCCAGGTGCAGAACAAGGGCCAGGGTACGGGCAAACCCACTGTTGTCCTCCAGGAAGGTGAGTTGGAGGGCTACAAGCTCCGATCGTTCCCTTGGGAGGAGATTCAAGACCGCATCTCGCGATGGAAGCTCGGCCGTCGGTAA